One genomic segment of Rhodothermus sp. includes these proteins:
- a CDS encoding prolipoprotein diacylglyceryl transferase, translating to MYPRLSDLFKDLLGIELPFPIYSFGAMVAVAVLVATWLTARELDRRYRVGEIGGVRVRERDSRGRMRTRQTSPSAVVGTMTLVAVGFGFVGAKIFHILENLDTFVLDPLGMIFSTGGFTFYGGLIFGALGVVWYARKKGISVPVLADAAAPGLMLAYGIGRIGCHLAGDGDWGIAANLAAKPDWLPMWLWAESYPHAIIGPPPQPVYPTSLYEFAMAAVLFGVLWVLRKHPFRPGWLFSLYLVFNGLERFLIEQIRVNNRFDLLGLSVTQAEVIAVLLMVGGVVGVIWHWRRAETAPAPSTEVQAS from the coding sequence ATGTATCCGCGACTGAGCGACCTGTTCAAGGATCTGCTGGGCATCGAACTGCCATTTCCCATTTATTCATTCGGGGCCATGGTGGCTGTAGCAGTGCTGGTGGCCACCTGGCTGACGGCCCGGGAGCTGGACCGGCGCTACCGGGTCGGCGAGATCGGTGGCGTACGCGTTCGTGAGCGGGACAGCCGGGGCCGCATGCGTACGCGTCAGACCAGCCCCTCGGCCGTGGTCGGCACAATGACGCTGGTAGCCGTCGGCTTTGGCTTTGTGGGGGCCAAAATCTTCCATATTCTGGAGAACCTGGATACCTTTGTGCTGGACCCGCTGGGCATGATTTTTTCGACAGGTGGCTTCACCTTCTATGGCGGGTTGATCTTTGGGGCCTTGGGCGTGGTCTGGTATGCCCGCAAAAAAGGTATTTCCGTACCGGTGTTGGCCGATGCGGCTGCGCCCGGATTGATGCTGGCCTATGGAATTGGACGCATCGGGTGTCATCTGGCCGGTGATGGCGACTGGGGCATTGCCGCCAACCTGGCGGCCAAGCCGGACTGGCTACCAATGTGGCTCTGGGCCGAAAGCTATCCTCATGCTATTATTGGACCACCGCCTCAGCCTGTCTATCCCACCTCGCTGTACGAGTTTGCTATGGCGGCCGTGTTGTTCGGGGTGCTCTGGGTGCTTCGTAAGCATCCGTTTCGGCCAGGATGGCTTTTCTCGCTTTACCTGGTCTTCAATGGTCTGGAGCGTTTTCTGATTGAGCAGATTCGGGTAAATAACCGCTTCGATTTGTTGGGGCTTTCGGTGACGCAGGCGGAAGTGATTGCCGTACTGCTCATGGTAGGAGGGGTAGTGGGGGTGATCTGGCACTGGCGTCGTGCTGAAACAGCGCCAGCGCCTTCGACCGAAGTGCAGGCTAGTTAA
- a CDS encoding 2OG-Fe(II) oxygenase — protein sequence MSVHQTPRQALRMANWLDGFIETLAQQGWATTMAAFTPEQIRALYQEAQTLDHAGAFRPAAVGHGATQTVRRDIRGDRIYWLDPTRPSPAQAVYWQVIDRLRRRLNETLFLSLHDAEAHLAIYPPGSFYQRHLDQHQGRTLRLITLVLYLNPDWRPEDGGQLRLYPDPEAPTQGIELLPEGGLLVGFRSDTIPHEVLPARRDRYSLTGWLRRFDPLALLR from the coding sequence ATGTCTGTGCATCAGACACCTCGACAGGCACTACGTATGGCCAATTGGCTGGATGGCTTTATCGAAACGCTGGCTCAGCAGGGCTGGGCTACCACGATGGCAGCCTTCACGCCTGAACAGATCCGAGCACTCTATCAGGAAGCCCAGACGCTGGACCACGCTGGGGCTTTTCGGCCGGCTGCTGTCGGACATGGTGCCACGCAGACGGTACGACGCGACATTCGCGGCGACCGTATCTACTGGCTGGATCCCACTCGGCCTTCCCCCGCCCAGGCCGTTTACTGGCAGGTCATTGACCGCCTGCGGCGACGTCTCAACGAAACGCTCTTCCTCAGCCTTCATGATGCGGAAGCACATCTGGCTATTTATCCTCCCGGTAGCTTCTACCAGCGGCATCTGGATCAGCACCAGGGCCGTACTCTCCGCCTGATCACACTGGTGCTGTACCTGAATCCCGACTGGCGACCGGAAGACGGCGGTCAGCTCCGGCTCTATCCTGATCCCGAGGCCCCGACCCAAGGCATCGAGCTGCTTCCCGAAGGCGGCTTGCTGGTCGGCTTTCGCAGCGATACGATCCCACACGAAGTGCTCCCCGCTCGGCGTGACCGCTACAGCCTGACGGGCTGGTTGCGGCGTTTTGATCCTCTGGCCCTGCTCCGTTAA